Proteins co-encoded in one Arachis hypogaea cultivar Tifrunner chromosome 11, arahy.Tifrunner.gnm2.J5K5, whole genome shotgun sequence genomic window:
- the LOC112721058 gene encoding uncharacterized protein, whose product MNEVHKGACVTHIGGQSLASKILRAGYYWPTLQQDCMYKVKHCDHCQRHAPVIHNPVEQLHSSEGLRKKLEDSKGEWGYNTTEQSSTKETPFRMVYGCDAMLPIEVSLQSPRTENINEDDNIQNRRTKLDLVEEDRNKSTLQQLATKRAIARKYNKNLKPRTSSEDNLVLRKIENVRKPTGHDKLSTNWEGPFRIYKVIGKGAYKIQTLDGTILPNNWNISSLKMYYI is encoded by the exons ATGAATGAAGTTCACAAAGGCGCTTGTGTAACGCACATAGGAGGACAAAGCTTAGCTTCCAAGATCCTCCGAGCAGGTTACTACTGGCCAACATTGCAACAAGACTGCATGTATAAGGTTAAACATTGTGACCACTGCCAACGTCATGCACCAGTCATTCACAATCCAGTCGAGCAGTTACACTCGTCCGAG GGACTCAGGAAGAAACTCGAAGACTCCAAAGGAGAATGGGGCTATAACACAACagaacaatcatcaacaaaagaaaCTCCTTTCAGGATGGTATACGGATGTGATGCCATGCTACCAATTGAAGTCTCACTACAATCTCCCAGGACCGAGAACATCAACGAAGACGACAACATTCAAAACAGAAGAACCAAGCTTGACCTCGTCGAAGAGGACCGAAACAAATCAACACTGCAACAACTCGCTACAAAGCGAGCTATAGCTCGGAAATATAACAAGAACCTCAAACCAAGGACATCCTCAGAGGACAACCTCGTTCtcagaaaaatagaaaatgtaCGAAAACCAACAGGACATGACAAGCTAAGCACCAACTGGGAAGGACCGTTCCGAATATACAAAGTCATCGGTAAGGGAGCATACAAAATTCAAACACTTGATGGAACTATCCTACCAAACAATTGGAATATTTCTTCTTTAAAGATGTATTACATTTAG